Below is a genomic region from Carassius auratus strain Wakin unplaced genomic scaffold, ASM336829v1 scaf_tig00030642, whole genome shotgun sequence.
aatacatgacaaaacaaaaaattactaaaacgatttaagtaaactaaaaatgaacaaaaacaggatttcttttattgaaaatataattaaaatacatataaaataactaaaataaaattgtatttatacatttaaaaaactaaatatgaaataattaaaaatataaaatctaacttaaaattttaaaactGCAACCAAGGCATTATAAGTTGGGCTTTTTTAGTTCAATTCATGATAAAAGTTGTAACTTTTAACTAAAAAGAAGGATTTTTATTCCTACACTCCTATACTTCTGCATTCATTCTCCCATTCATTTCAATACACTTCAATACAGGTGGTCCATTCTCCTCCCTTTATATACTGTCACTGGTAAAAATTCAGTTAAAGAACTCACCAGTATTCCATTAAAGAACTGAAGAGGGCAGTAGATGTTCAGTAGGTGAGACACAAGCTCCGCTATAGCCCTAAATATGACAAACATCACAAAACCAGCTGAAAACTGAAACGCAGCTGTTGTTGACATTGTTTCTATTTAATCTcaatttttaatttgaagaatGGAGTGTTTACAGATTTGTTAATGTGTACATATGCCaacaaaaatttagttttttttttttttggtgcttgaAATAATGAGATAAGTGGCTTACTCATCGGAAGTGAATATGTAGCCAATGACTGTTTTTGTCGAGCCCAGAACAAAACCTTGAAAGATTGCTAAAACAGCTTAGGAACAAAATGAATGTGTTTACATGACATCAACCGGTGCTGCATATAACTGTCTAAGTGTTATGACAGGCTTGCGAAAGATTGATATCAAATGTTTTACCTGCACTGATGAGAGACACCTTGCTGGTGAGAATGGCAGCAGCTGTTTCCCCAGCACCAAGCGCGTTTCCCACACGAATACATGCTGCACCTTGCATTCCTAATGGGATCTGGCATATAAGAAAGGGGGTGAACAAAAACAGCACCGTCATGAAAAGGAAAAGGCAAAGATCATCCAAACACACCATGTAGTTGATGTACGCCAGCATGATAACCACGTGTTGAGCAGCCAGGTCCACCTCACTCAGCATTCCTGATGGGAAGAGGAGAGTTATTCATGAAGGAACgagtcaatgaaaaaaaaaactaaagtaaaactaGTTAAGTATACAAACATAAACATATTCATTGTCTGTTCTGTGAATATGCCAGTTATTTTATCACTATTGATAtactatattttacatttgttttaatttttttatttttatggttttagttcacTATTATAACCATGCAATGTACCTGCCAAGAAGCCTCCAACTTCATAGATCCACCATTCAAAACAGGTCATCAGTGTGCTGGGAATGGCCAGCTTCATGTAGGACCCCCAATCCTGCCATGCTTCTAAAGACCACCCTTTCAGAGGAAAAGGAAAACAGTaagaaagtaataagtaaatgtaGCGCCAGTATACTAACCTTTCAGCTATACGAAAGGTTATGTTCTTTAAATTGTGCAGGTTGTCCAGTAACAAGCTCAACAAGCTGAACAGACAAACACGCTCTTCAAAACCTTCCTATGAGAGATTCATTTTAGTGTGAAGCCTTAGTTTGATTCAGTTTATTGTCTCGGAAAGTCTTATTCAATTTAGTTAATAGCCTCGTATTTTCTCTGCCATGTGCAGAAGATTATATATACGCAATAATTACTCCAGTGTCGACTCCTAGTAGATGGCCATGAAAAGTCTAATTCAATTTAGTGAATTGAATAATTCCAAACGATGTCATATGCTTAAATCCGAATACTGTAGGAAAATGGTTcagccttaaagggggggtgaaatgctatttctttcatactgagttttttacactgttaaagagttggattcccatgctaaacatggacaaagtttcaaaaattaagttgtatgtttgaaggagtatttatgttcccaaaatactacttccggtttgtcacaagtttcggaaagtttttttcgagtatggctctgtgtgacgttagatggagcggaaatTCCTTATATGGCTCCTGAGGGCGCGtgtgccggaagagcgcgcgctcccgtacagcgaggctgagcagcacagacatttcactgatcactcagagcgattcactgatcagagcgagagcgtcgcgaaaagtcacaaaagaagtgtgtttttggttgccagggcaagacaaccctgcacagattaccaaaagagaaacagcattaagggaccagtggacggagtttatttttacagagcatcaacagagttgtgcaagtgtttttgtttgttccctgcatttcgaagatgcttgttttacaaacaaggcccagtttgacgacggacgtatcttttatttcttaaggatgatgcaatcccaacgaaaaagggtcacgattgtgtgttggaaccgcaggcggtgagtaaaactgcttaaaatatctctgcctccttgttagtgcgtcccctcccatgccagagacgcgggttcgagccccgctcggagcgagtcgttgctgctgctgctctcgttcagtttcagcctcgggatctgattctggatcataaataaacagctgaatctgattgtaagccatggtttgttttggatgatggtttttccctcacggcaatgtcacagtttccacatgctcccAACACAAAagtctactggcgctcgtgattctttagctccgcccacacgtcacgcctccagcggctcgtgtttttccgggaaaaatcggtacagactatctttctcttacgaatataataaaactaaagactttttggatgcagtactactctataggtactcaagattaacatgatattgtgtgaaaacgagcatttcaccccccctttaaactgcaTTCAAAGCGTTATTTTGTTCCAGAACAAGACTAAAGTAACAAAAAGTAGCTTGACTAGGTAGTTTAAAATTAGGCAATCAAGTACAGTAGCTTTGCAAACCACAGTTTCAAGGTAACATCCACAAAACTCACCTCCCCAAGTGTTTTCATGGAGCCTCTGCCAGCGGATGAACCAAAACAGGGCAAAACAGTTAAAAACCTGAGCAAAGCTGTTTGCAGCAGCAGACCCACTAAAAGTTAACAGAACGATATGTAAATACTGAAGATCAAAGACATAATAATATGGAAAACGTTCATACTCACTAGACTCCAAAATCCCACCAGTACAGCAGAAAGTAGTTCACTATCACATTAGCAACATTGGCAACTGCAGATGCATACATCTGAGGCTTGATCACTCCCTACAGAGGGTTCATGAGCATGACACCATCAACATACAACTGAATCCGGTTATTAAGTTGTTAGTTTCCTTAAAAAATCATTTCATGTACCTGGTTCTGAAGATATGACAGTTGCAGCTGATACAGAAACATGGCCTGTGACATAGACATGGGACAGAATGAGGATGAACAGCaatgtatacaaataattatttgatatGAGTTCATGTGTGCCTGGAAATGCAATCCATAATTATCCATTAGTGGACCTTACCGGAATTGCTGGCACATATGCAACCACATACAGCTGTGCAatcctgagagagagaaagtgtccATCTCTATAGTGTACTCTAGTGCATCTATGATCAGTTTAAGCATTCAACAGTCAAAATCAATTCAAGTATGTTCAGAAAGGGTGTGCCGGTCACCTGGCCACCTCGGGGTCCTGCCCCAGATAGAGAAGGAGAGGCTGGGTGTTCACAAGCAAAGCCCAGCATGGCAAACTGAAGAGCGTCAGAATTAGGATGCCTCTCTGCAGGATGACGCCTACACGGAGAAGGTTCTTACTCCCGAATGTCTGAGGGGAAGATGAAAGACGGTCGTAAGCTATGCGTTATTTTAGCATTCACTGTCAGAAAGCAAGGTACAAAACTTCCACTGGGACAATACCTTTTTTAAAAGGTATGCAAGACATCATACAATATGCTTGAATATAACAATTGAGAATAATTTGCATTCTAATGTGTTtgaagtattttaacattaacaagACAAGTTATCTATTAAGGCTAGAAGCAAGCacttaataaaacaaatagataaaaatgTTCACAACTATTCATGGAGTTTTTGTCCACTGAAAGGTTTCGGAAAGACATTTTGTCAGCTGAACAGCCGGTATGTTGTTAAACAACAATACAAGCCATTAAACATGTTTAATCCCTCAGTATAATTTTCATTACTGTCAAATCATTGTGTGATTCATGGCAGTcctttcattcctttttttcatttcaggcttttggtttattattttactaaGCAGTTGGAGTGATATTTGTGTATGAAACACACCTGTGATACCAAAGTGTCGCATGCCAAAGCAAGTCCCAACCCCGTCGCTGCAGCCGTTACATTTATTGTCTGAAAAACAAATCGAACACATTTTGCTTAATGCTCTATAACTACATTGGACATCTTAATAATGTTGTCCATGACACATATTGGCCAGCAGAAATTTTGAATCGAACAGACTCACAGCTGAGGCCATGGCATAACCCGCCAGCACAGTGTTCCCCAGGCGGCCACAAAACATCGTCACCACAAAGAAAAGGAGAAAATTCAGGAACCGGCACACAAGCTAAGAATACAAACAAAGAAGGATTTAGCACAAGGTGAAGAAGAAAGTTCTGGACTCACATGGATAATGGCTGtgaaaataccccccccccccaaaaaaaagatcaaataaataaataaataaataaatataaataaaataaagcacatctGTGAAGTGAAATAAAACCAATTTCTTCAACTGATCTTCTTTTGGAAATATCCATGACATTCATTTTATTCATGATAGGCATCTTtctttatacagtatttattttatgccAGACACAAGACATATACATTATTATGGATGCATTTAACAATCAAGAATCAACTCATCCAGGattaatttatattcaaatgGACATGCATGAAGATatgatacaaatataatataatacagtcaTATGCAAATAATACAAACTGTACCCAAAACAGATCATGGTCTATTCAGTAATGGATCATTTTTGTATAAGCGGCTGCATTTCTCTGCCAGCTCTCTACTATACATACAAAACAAGCATAGCACATCATCATGATGTGTATGTGACAGACTCCTCACCAGGGGTCCAGTCATGCGCAGGATGTGGTATAGCTCTtctctaaacaccagagggatgCAACGCCTCACAAAACCACAGCAAAACAGCTTGGCACTGGGCTCCACTGACATGGCATCAGTTCTGGGACTCGAGACGTCCATGATCTTCTCAGTAGTGATCCTTGAAGACGCTGTAAGAGGCCTGGCTTTGCTTCAGAGACTGTAAGGGACCCTTCTACTGCTGTTCTTTCTTCAGGTCTGCATTCAGCACCTTTGAGGGCTTACTGATTAACTGAGGTGAAGACAACGAGAAGCTTTGATTTAATCCACAGGATGGGAGGAGGATGTTTGCAATCCTGACAATAGATTTTTTTCACAAGATCAATCAGTTATTTTTGAAATCTTATTACAAGAtgattaacctgttaaatgtcaccccgtcccgtatacgggacgcctacgttgactatactatattacaatcaaatctaatctaatcttgacaaactatatattgttggaaaggtctaagactcccaaatatatattttaccaatattttttgttaaacattatgtagcaaaagtaatagatgaatttatgggacgtatacgggacggggtgacatttaacaggttaataactgacttttattttctgtttagttTTCATGTGTATTCCAGAGAACACTCCACTAGTTAAGATTCACCAAGCTGTGACACAATAAGTCATTAATTTaagtaataataagtaatatGTAAAGCTTTTTCAAAGTAACGTTGTTGTGGTGGAGCTAGAGGCAGCTGTAACTCAGGCATGGGTTACATAGTTTGAGGTAGAAGTCTGCTGTTAAATACGCTAAACTATAAATATTAAACTCAATACTGGctatattaaatataatcattatatttatgGGTTGTAAATACAGTTgttaaagtattacattttttaatgaaaatactaTATAGCTCAAAAAATTGCTATTATAATTCTtacatatacagtggggatcgaaagtttgggcaccccttgcagaatctgtgaaaatatgagtaattttcaaaaaataagagagatcatattaaatgcatgttattttttatttagtactgaaaacttttggaatttgaagatcaaggtaaattgtacttaatttgtgtaccgggaaacatacaagtatcttctgttgcttacgaagggcagaactaaatggaaaaaaattatatttcaacaaaataagacaaatttggccatcttcatcatgttcaaaagctcttaatgcatcttgtttccttctggagcatcagtgaatgtttgaatatttttaaatagttgtgtttgagtccctcaaatgtcctcagtgtgataagatgcatctcaaaatcataaagtcactgctggaaagggttcaaatatgcaaagatgctggaaaactgaagaatctgcaggagcttaaagatttttctgaagaacgctgctcagtttaactgttcagaacaaacaagggactcatgcacaaacatcacaaaacagaaagacagtcaaggatcatcaggtaacagcacacagtactaagaaccaagggtttccaaacttttgagtggggttattttaataatttcagcatttcttTTGTCTTgtagactaaatgttaatatattttatgcacaatatcttactcaggacagtattaaataaaaaataacatgcatttagtatgatctctcttattttttgaaaattactcatattttcacagattctgcaaggggtgcccaaactttcgatccccactgtatatatatatatatatatgtgtgtgtatatgtgtgtgtgtgcgtgtgtgtgtatatatatattaatacataaagccatttgtacttttattcagtattggatgcattaaaatggttaaaagtgacattttacattgttacaaaaacatatttgaaataaatgttgatCTTATGAACTTCTTatttcatcaaacaatcctgaaataaatgtattatggcttatacaaaaatattaagcagtgcacACTCAGTAAAATTAAGCATATTAAGCAATAATAAAGCTGCTTTCAAAATTGAtgataagaaaagtttcttgagcagaaaatcaggatattagaatgatttctgaaggatcatgtgacactgaagactggagtaatcctTCTGAATAAAGCATttccatcataggaataaattacatttcaaaatatattaaaaaaataaaacattttaaactaatcATTTTCGCAATATTGccgtttctactgtatttttgattgccttggtgagcataagagatgtctttctttaaaaacattaaacaacagtGTAAAAGCTCATTTAAACACTTTGCATAAAACTTACGCAACTAAATCATCTCTTTCTCAGTTTTTTTATACTCCACATGACCTTTGGCCTTTACACTTTCAATGACCTTCAGATTACAATGACCAATATTTTTACCTGCATGCCATTCACATGTTATCTTTCCTCTTTTCCACATCCCCCTCCATTAACCCAAATGAAATGATTCATCCAGCTGCTCTTTTAAGCTAGAGAAAATAtgactttaacatttaaaagctAAGGTTTGTTTATCATTACAACTGGCTTTCGATTGTAGTTTGCTGGTAATGTCACTGTAATTGTAGATTTGGTCTGTTTCTTCATATAGTACATCTCACATAAgaacatataaaaacaaatatttgaatcatCAATCGGGTTCCAGGAATCAATTACAGGAGTGACTAATACCTAAACTTATGTACATTAGACTCACAATGTGTTGGACCATCATATACAGTGGATGTGATTTCATAAAAAGGATTAGTTTTTTTAAGGAGAAAGGCAAACATTAACATGTTTTTCCCTTCCTCAGTGCCTCATACCAACCTTTGAACCAATGTGATGTTCACAAAGCTGAAAGATCTGGCAAGATTTGAATaaagaagaataagaaaaaaagagaaaatagttGCTCTGAGATCCTATAGCTGGACTCATGAATTTTAATATTGCAAATGTGTGATGAGTAACAAATTATACAAGTATGTTATTTTATACATGTAACTTTTCtacaatttgtaaataaatattgtgcATACACAAATACGTCTCCTTTTATTCTTTTCTAATTATGTTTCAAATATTAAGGATGTGTGCCAAGGATGAATCAATATCAGACCATCTGTGTTAACATTTTAAcctttaatcagttttttttttatcaaaacaaatcaaattagGAATGCCTGATTATATGAAATATGATTCAGAGACTGCTCATGATTGAAAACTATGCAGTTGTATTTGTTGCATATTATGCAAAGCTATGATGTTTAAAAATAGGTTTTCAAAtagaagtttttaaaatattacgtTCTTAatcagtgttttgtcttgttttccaacaaaacaaaatattcttaaaatcaaATATAGTTGCATTTCTGTTTATATCTAATGCTTCAGAAATGATTAAACGTGTTTTGGAAACTATAACGTTCTAGAAAATGGCTAAACAGAAAATACCTgggaaaaactgcatgtttgaaCAGCTGCAGCTCTAGCCTCTGGTTTTCACATTGAGACTGTAGTTGAATGGATGAGAGATGAAGGCGTAGTAACATTTAAGTCCAAAGTAGTATTTGCTTTGACAGCGTAAGACACCTCAGGTAAAGGCACAGTGAGATGGACAGCTATCCCAGCAGCTAGGATGAGAAGAGCAGCGAGGGTGGTCAGACCCCTCCTGAGGATCAGCTGAGCAGTAGAGAGCAGAACTGGGGGCTTTTCCTCCATGTCTGTCTCCTCGTTCTGATCATTTGAGTTCATGCTCATGTACTCATCCCCATTCTGAGAGCAACAAAAGACATCAAGCTCAAGTTTCCAGAGATGTTTTGTGTTAAGATACAGTAAAGGTCATCAGACATACCTCTCTGTGCCTTGCTGTGAGACTATCCGGAGTGGACATTGCAGGGATTTTACGCTTTCCAGCTCTTTCCACAGCCTGAAATGTTATGGATGTACCATACATCATACCATATAATTGATGAGAACAGAAAAGAATTAAAAGCATAGAGATTTTAACAAAAACTACAGTTGCATTTCTGGAAGGAAAATGTTAacaaacagctttaaaaaaatatatgtagccACTTTTCATAATCTGATCAAATCCTGTCATAATCTAGTCTCATCCTATATTTTTTCCCTCactgaatatttgttttcaacacattatgatgtaaaatagaCTGTGAATTGTAATTCAAAAATACAAAGCACAcctgaaatactgaaatatacCTCTTTAGTCACTTGCTCCCAGTTGAGTTTAAGAATGACTGCAATGAAAATACTGGACTGCACACAAACAGAAACGAGAAGTCCCAGCATAAAGCCTGTGAAAGCAAGAGAGGACATTGCTGTAGGACAGCTGTTATCTCAGTACAGAGATGTTTTAATGAATGCTGTTCTGAGTGCTCGAGATGCATTAATGCAATTCTGCAGGGACCTGTTCTGAGTCCACTGATGTTCTCTACGTGCTTCAACCCaataaaattatgatttagaAACCAGATGCTAACATGGTGACCACAGAAGATGACAAGGTCAAAGAATATCAACGAGTACAATGAGTGacaatttatttgaattgttaATAAGATCCTAGCatgaaaaaatgaaggaaaacaaaCCAATAAGGTCTAATTTCGCAGCAAACATGAGTGAAGCGCCAAGTGGAAGTCCAATGCAGTAATACCCAAGGAAATTTACTAAAGCTGCAATCTTCTGCTTCCCTGAACCCAACAGAATACCCATGCTGACACACTTGAGGACAGAACAAAAGAatacatttagacatttgcatttttgcatttacagaACATTTATCTGACTGTGCATTCAAAAACTATTAGCTTAAATGATTACACTGCCaaaagaaaaaatttttttttacttaagcagcaaaatgtgcatattatttttttccattaaaatattttcttacctcattggcAACTATATTAtatgtttcaaaaacaaaaaaacaattcaccAATGGGGTGAGAAATAAACTTCATTCAAGATACATTCTTCCTTACtcattatatatgttttatttaatgtatgtatttattgcaaaaaacaatacatttcctTTAAATAAATTTGAGCTATCAATtgttacaaatgcataaaaatggcaagtaaaacattgaattaaacattataaGCTTTaggtagaaagactgaaatagtattttcttttaacacttttttcaatgtaacaaaaaattacagatttcttttttttctttcactctaAGGAAAAGACAGCAACCTAAAgccatgcataaaaataaaacacttatcatttcatctgaaaaaaaaaaaaagttctagcaATGTAAAGTACTTACAACAAGACCATCAAACAACTGGTGCACACAATAGACGTTTAAGAGTTTGGAGACGAGCGCCACAATATGCCTACAGAATAAGACACTATCACCAGTACAGTACTGTTTAAAGAACATCATTACTGCAAGACAAACACAGATAACTACCTGTCTGATGTAAATAAGAAACCAATCACAGTTTTTGTTGATGCAAGCACAAGACCTTGCAAAACAGCGAAGGCAGCTGcatccaaaagataaaggaaaagaaaaaggacGTGTCAGACATGAGCAGACAATGAAAGATGACTGTGTCTATACGGAATATGACTGTTTGTAAACCTGCGCAGGTGAGGGACACCTTGCTGGTGAGGATGGCTCCGGCCGTATCTCCTGCTCCAAGTGCATTACCCACACGTACACACGCCGCACCATTAAACCCTAAAGGAATCTGGCATCCCAGGAAAATACATTGGGGTCATTTAGAgacatctcttatgctcaccaaggacacctttttttcttatcagaaaaacattaaaatatgattataattttaaatcgcttttctatgttaatatatttttacaaaatgtaatttattcctgtgttgacaatgccgaattttcagcagccattactccattcttcagtgtcacatgatccttcagaaaccattctaatatgctgactgaTTTGATTCTCAAGAGACATGTTATTATCAGTGGAAACAGTTATGTTTAGAacgttcaaaagaaaagcatttatttaaacagaaatattttggaactttaaaaatgtcttttgatCCATTTACTGCATCCATATatgaatcaattaattaaaaacaaatcttgttgatctcaaacctttgaatggaTATGTGTAAACCTAGTTATTCGTAATTTATGAGTTCTCTAATAAATTTCATATACTTTGTTTTTCTGATAATGTATCAAGTAAATCATTGTTTGACAAGGGACAAAGT
It encodes:
- the LOC113080274 gene encoding multidrug and toxin extrusion protein 1-like translates to MDVSSPRTDAMSVEPSAKLFCCGFVRRCIPLVFREELYHILRMTGPLLVCRFLNFLLFFVVTMFCGRLGNTVLAGYAMASATINVTAAATGLGLALACDTLVSQTFGSKNLLRVGVILQRGILILTLFSLPCWALLVNTQPLLLYLGQDPEVARIAQLYVVAYVPAIPAMFLYQLQLSYLQNQGVIKPQMYASAVANVANVIVNYFLLYWWDFGVYGSAAANSFAQVFNCFALFWFIRWQRLHENTWGGWSLEAWQDWGSYMKLAIPSTLMTCFEWWIYEVGGFLAGMLSEVDLAAQHVVIMLAYINYMIPLGMQGAACIRVGNALGAGETAAAILTSKVSLISAAVLAIFQGFVLGSTKTVIGYIFTSDEAIAELVSHLLNIYCPLQFFNGILCVGMGILLGTGQQKIAAIANLFGYYCIGLPSSIVLMFTAKLQVAGFWLGLLIAVCLLAIFFTVAIFKLNWKKMTEEAIERTGKSSNGAANRAMTPNNRDSFYQFQNGNGYVVVSSQDQDEGLNHTLVHDGPDVTQVEEKPSVLLSTSQLILRRGLTTLAALLILAAGIAVHLTVPLPEVSYGAGANFTLDSNLTTVTPI